The following coding sequences lie in one Lelliottia jeotgali genomic window:
- a CDS encoding Autolysis histidine kinase LytS has protein sequence MLLAVFDRAALMLICLFFLIRIRLFRELLHKSAHSPKELLAVTAIFSLFALFSTWSGVHVEGSLVNVRIIAVMSGGILFGPWVGIITGIIAGTHRYLIDIGGVTAIPCFITSIIAGILSGWINRKIPKKQHWRAGIAAGMVCETLTMILVVAWAPSIELGLDIVSKIGIPMILGSVCIGFIVLLVQSVEGEKEASAARQAKLALDIANKTLPLFRHVNAESLRQVCDIIRRDIHADAVAITNIDHVLAYVGVGEHNYRDNDDTVSPTTRQAINYGKIIIKNNDEAYRTPEIHSMLVIPLWEKGIVTGTLKIYYCHAHQITSSLQEMAIGLSQIISTQLEVSRAEQLREMANKAELRALQSKINPHFLFNALNAISSSIRMNPDTARQLIFNLSRYLRYNIELKDDEQIDIKKELYQIKDYIAIEQARFGDKLTVIYDIDEEVHCVIPSLLIQPLVENAIVHGIQPCKGKGVVTISVAECGNRVRVAVRDTGNGIDPSVISRVESNEMPGNKIGLLNVHHRVKLLYGEGLHIRRLEPGTEIAFYVPNERLPVHTQTLLLP, from the coding sequence ATGCTGCTGGCGGTCTTTGATCGTGCGGCATTAATGCTGATTTGTCTGTTCTTCCTGATCCGCATCCGGCTCTTTCGCGAACTTCTGCATAAATCCGCACACTCGCCAAAAGAACTTCTGGCCGTCACTGCCATCTTCTCGTTGTTTGCCCTGTTCAGCACCTGGTCCGGAGTGCACGTTGAAGGCTCGCTGGTCAACGTGCGTATTATCGCAGTGATGTCTGGCGGTATTTTGTTCGGTCCGTGGGTGGGCATTATCACCGGGATTATTGCCGGGACACATCGCTACTTGATTGATATCGGTGGCGTTACGGCGATCCCCTGTTTCATCACCAGTATTATCGCGGGTATTTTGTCCGGCTGGATTAACCGTAAAATTCCAAAAAAACAGCACTGGAGAGCGGGTATCGCCGCCGGAATGGTGTGCGAAACGCTGACCATGATTCTTGTGGTGGCCTGGGCGCCAAGCATTGAGCTTGGGCTGGATATCGTATCCAAAATCGGTATTCCGATGATCCTCGGCAGCGTCTGTATCGGCTTTATCGTGCTGCTGGTGCAAAGCGTTGAGGGTGAAAAAGAGGCCAGCGCCGCGCGTCAGGCGAAGCTGGCTCTAGATATTGCCAATAAAACCCTGCCGCTGTTCCGCCATGTGAACGCCGAATCCCTGCGCCAGGTTTGCGATATTATTCGTCGCGATATTCACGCCGATGCAGTTGCCATCACCAACATCGACCACGTGCTGGCGTATGTCGGCGTGGGCGAACATAATTATCGCGACAATGATGATACCGTCAGCCCAACAACTCGCCAGGCCATTAATTACGGTAAAATCATCATCAAAAACAATGATGAGGCCTATCGTACGCCCGAGATCCACTCGATGCTGGTGATCCCGCTGTGGGAGAAAGGCATCGTTACAGGCACCCTGAAAATCTATTATTGTCACGCACACCAGATAACCTCTTCGCTGCAAGAGATGGCCATTGGATTGTCGCAAATCATCTCTACTCAACTGGAGGTTTCCCGCGCTGAGCAATTGCGTGAGATGGCAAATAAGGCAGAACTGCGCGCCCTGCAAAGTAAGATCAATCCCCATTTCCTGTTTAACGCTCTGAACGCTATTTCATCGTCGATTCGCATGAATCCAGACACCGCTCGCCAGCTGATTTTTAATCTGTCGCGCTATCTGCGCTACAACATTGAATTGAAGGACGACGAGCAGATCGACATCAAAAAAGAGCTGTATCAGATTAAAGATTACATTGCGATTGAGCAGGCGCGCTTCGGCGATAAGCTCACGGTTATTTATGATATTGATGAAGAGGTTCACTGCGTGATCCCGAGTCTGTTGATCCAGCCGCTGGTCGAGAACGCTATCGTCCACGGCATCCAGCCGTGCAAGGGCAAAGGCGTGGTGACCATCAGCGTGGCAGAGTGTGGGAATCGCGTGCGGGTGGCAGTACGGGACACCGGGAATGGCATCGATCCCAGCGTGATTTCACGGGTGGAATCAAACGAGATGCCAGGCAATAAAATCGGCCTGCTGAATGTCCACCACCGCGTAAAATTGCTATATGGCGAAGGGCTGCATATCCGCCGCCTGGAGCCTGGCACTGAAATCGCTTTTTATGTCCCCAATGAACGGCTGCCCGTTCATACGCAGACGCTGTTGTTGCCTTGA
- a CDS encoding Glutamyl-tRNA synthetase encodes MKIKTRFAPSPTGYLHVGGARTALYSWLFARNHDGEFVLRIEDTDLERSTPEAIEAIMDGMNWLNLEWDEGPYFQTKRFDRYNAVIDDMLVAGTAYKCYCSKERLEALREEQMANGDKPRYDGRCRHSHEHHADDEPCVVRFANPQEGSVIFDDQIRGPIEFSNQELDDLIIRRTDGSPTYNFCVVVDDWDMEITHVIRGEDHINNTPRQINILKALNAPVPIYAHVSMINGDDGKKLSKRHGAVSVMQYRDDGYLPEALLNYLVRLGWSSGDQEIFSREEMIKLFSLNAVSKSASAFNTDKLLWLNHHYINTMPPEYVATYLQWHIEQANIDTRTGPELADLVKLLGERCKTLKEIAESCRYFYEEFEAFDPDAAKKHLRPVARQPLEVVRDKLSALTDWTAENVHNAIQATADELEVGMGKVGMPLRVAVTGAGQSPGLDVTVHAIGKTRSVARINKALDFITERESQQ; translated from the coding sequence ATGAAAATCAAAACTCGCTTCGCGCCCAGCCCGACAGGCTATCTGCACGTCGGTGGTGCACGTACTGCTCTCTATTCCTGGCTTTTTGCACGTAACCACGACGGTGAGTTCGTGCTGCGTATTGAAGACACCGATCTCGAACGTTCCACACCGGAAGCAATCGAAGCCATTATGGATGGGATGAACTGGCTGAATCTGGAGTGGGATGAAGGCCCGTACTTCCAGACTAAACGTTTTGACCGTTACAACGCCGTTATCGACGACATGCTGGTCGCGGGTACCGCGTATAAATGCTACTGCTCCAAAGAGCGTCTGGAAGCTCTGCGTGAAGAGCAAATGGCGAACGGTGATAAGCCTCGTTACGATGGCCGCTGCCGCCACAGCCACGAGCACCATGCCGATGACGAACCCTGCGTTGTGCGTTTCGCTAACCCGCAGGAAGGTTCTGTTATCTTTGACGACCAGATCCGTGGCCCGATTGAGTTCAGCAACCAGGAACTGGACGATCTGATCATTCGTCGTACTGACGGTTCACCGACCTACAACTTCTGCGTAGTGGTTGATGACTGGGACATGGAAATCACCCATGTTATTCGCGGTGAAGATCATATCAACAACACACCACGTCAGATTAATATCCTGAAAGCGCTGAATGCGCCGGTGCCAATTTATGCGCACGTATCGATGATTAATGGCGATGACGGTAAAAAACTGTCCAAACGTCACGGCGCTGTCAGCGTGATGCAATACCGCGATGACGGTTATCTGCCGGAAGCGTTGCTGAACTATTTAGTCCGTCTGGGCTGGTCCAGCGGTGACCAGGAGATCTTCAGCCGCGAAGAGATGATCAAACTGTTCTCCCTGAATGCAGTGAGCAAATCCGCCAGTGCATTTAACACCGATAAACTGCTGTGGTTGAACCATCACTACATCAACACCATGCCGCCGGAATACGTTGCAACCTACCTGCAATGGCACATTGAGCAGGCGAACATTGATACCCGCACTGGCCCAGAGCTGGCGGATCTGGTGAAACTGCTGGGTGAACGCTGCAAAACGCTTAAAGAGATTGCGGAAAGCTGCCGTTATTTCTACGAAGAGTTCGAGGCGTTTGATCCTGACGCAGCGAAAAAACACCTGCGTCCGGTTGCTCGTCAGCCGCTCGAAGTCGTGCGTGATAAACTGTCTGCACTGACTGACTGGACTGCGGAAAATGTTCACAACGCGATTCAGGCCACGGCAGACGAACTGGAAGTCGGTATGGGGAAAGTTGGTATGCCACTGCGTGTTGCCGTGACTGGTGCTGGGCAATCCCCAGGACTTGATGTCACCGTTCATGCAATTGGCAAAACGCGCAGCGTTGCGCGCATTAACAAAGCTCTGGATTTTATTACTGAGCGCGAAAGCCAACAGTAA
- a CDS encoding ion-channel protein: MVFQADKMRYQSMQYRRCGQSGLKLPAISLGLWHNFGDTTLIDTSRQLLQRAFELGITHFDLANNYGPPPGSAESNFGRIFREDFQPYRDELIISTKAGYTMWEGPYGDWGSRKYLISSLDQSLKRMGLEYVDIFYHHRPDPETPLRETIKALDHVVRQGKALYVGLSNYPAELARQAIEILEDLGTPCLIHQPKYSMFERAPEQGLLSVLQEKGVGCIPFSPLAGGQLTDRYLNGIPADSRAASGSRFLNPDQITEEKISQVRALNALAEGRGQKLSQMALAWVLRHDAVTTVLIGASKTAQIEDAVGTLTNLHFSADELSAIDAILNRTK, from the coding sequence ATGGTTTTTCAGGCGGATAAAATGCGTTATCAGTCAATGCAGTATCGTCGTTGTGGCCAGAGTGGTTTAAAGCTGCCCGCCATTTCACTGGGTTTATGGCACAACTTTGGTGATACCACGCTCATTGACACCAGTCGCCAACTTTTACAGCGGGCATTTGAACTGGGGATTACCCATTTCGATCTGGCCAACAACTATGGTCCGCCTCCAGGCTCGGCGGAAAGTAATTTTGGCCGTATTTTCCGGGAAGATTTTCAGCCCTATCGCGATGAACTGATTATCTCGACCAAAGCGGGCTATACCATGTGGGAGGGTCCCTATGGCGACTGGGGTTCGCGTAAATACCTGATCTCAAGCCTCGATCAAAGTCTCAAACGTATGGGACTGGAATACGTTGATATCTTCTATCATCACCGCCCGGACCCGGAAACGCCGCTGCGCGAGACAATTAAAGCGCTCGACCACGTGGTGCGTCAGGGGAAAGCCCTGTACGTCGGGTTGTCGAATTACCCGGCCGAGCTGGCGCGCCAGGCGATTGAGATCCTGGAAGATTTGGGTACGCCGTGTCTTATCCATCAGCCTAAATATTCCATGTTTGAACGTGCGCCGGAGCAAGGGTTGCTGTCTGTTTTGCAGGAGAAAGGCGTCGGCTGTATTCCGTTCTCTCCGCTGGCCGGGGGCCAACTGACCGACCGTTATCTGAACGGAATTCCGGCGGATTCTCGCGCAGCCAGCGGGAGCCGCTTCCTCAATCCGGATCAAATTACGGAAGAAAAAATCAGCCAGGTGCGCGCGCTAAACGCGCTGGCTGAAGGTCGTGGTCAAAAACTCTCACAGATGGCGCTGGCGTGGGTATTGCGCCATGACGCGGTCACTACGGTGCTAATTGGTGCCAGTAAGACCGCACAAATTGAAGACGCCGTGGGTACGTTAACTAACCTTCATTTCAGCGCCGATGAGCTCAGTGCCATTGACGCGATCCTGAATCGGACAAAATAA
- a CDS encoding putative response regulatory protein ypdB, with protein sequence MKVIIVEDEILAQQELSWLIKEHSEMEIVGTFEDGLDVLKFLQHNRVDAIFLDINIPSLDGVLLAQNINQFAHKPFIVFVTAWKEHAAEAFELEAFDYILKPYQESRIISMLQKLELAFRQQNSSAVAPAPTATRENDTLNLIKDERIIVTKMDDIYYAEAHEKMTFVYTRRDSFVMPMNITEFCAKLPASHFFRCHRSFCVNLNKIREIEPWFNNTYILRLKDLEFQVPVSRSKVKEFRQLMHF encoded by the coding sequence ATGAAAGTCATCATTGTGGAAGATGAGATCCTCGCCCAACAGGAATTAAGCTGGCTGATTAAAGAGCACAGCGAGATGGAGATTGTGGGCACGTTTGAAGACGGGCTGGATGTGCTGAAATTTTTGCAGCATAACCGGGTCGATGCCATTTTTCTGGATATCAATATCCCGTCGCTGGACGGTGTGTTGCTGGCGCAAAACATTAACCAGTTCGCCCACAAGCCGTTTATTGTGTTTGTCACCGCATGGAAAGAACACGCTGCTGAAGCTTTTGAACTGGAAGCCTTCGACTACATTCTGAAACCTTATCAGGAATCGCGCATCATCAGTATGTTGCAGAAGCTGGAACTGGCCTTCCGACAGCAAAACAGCTCGGCAGTCGCGCCTGCGCCCACTGCCACGCGCGAGAATGACACCCTGAATCTCATCAAAGATGAGCGGATCATCGTGACAAAGATGGACGATATTTATTATGCCGAAGCGCACGAGAAAATGACGTTTGTCTATACCCGTCGCGATTCGTTTGTGATGCCGATGAATATTACCGAGTTTTGCGCCAAGCTTCCGGCGTCTCACTTCTTCCGCTGCCACCGCTCGTTTTGCGTCAATCTGAATAAGATCCGCGAAATCGAGCCGTGGTTTAATAACACCTATATTTTACGGCTGAAGGATCTGGAGTTTCAGGTGCCGGTGAGTCGCAGCAAAGTGAAAGAGTTCAGGCAGTTGATGCATTTCTGA
- a CDS encoding Chloride channel protein, whose protein sequence is MLHPRARTMLLLATPALIIGIASSLVLIVVMKVASVLQTLLWTSLPGQFGIDAASPVWIILMLTLTGIAVGLVIRFSPGHAGPDPALEPLIGAPVNPAALPGLILALVIGLAGGVSLGPEHPIMAVNIALAVYLGARVLPRVGALDWTILASAGTIGALFGTPVAAALIFSQTLSSDNDVPLWDRLFAPLMAAAAGALTTSLFFQPHFSLPIPHYGHMQLADIFSGAIVAAIAIALGMVAVWCLPRLHLLIHKLKHPVLILGVGGFLLGILGAIGGPITLFKGLDEMQQMSFSQVFSVSDYFMFAVVKLAAVVVAAACGFRGGRIFPAVFIAVALGLMLHEHVDAVPAAITVSCSILGLVLVVTRDAWLSLFMAVVVVPDTNLLPLLCIVMLPAWLLLAGKPMLMAWRPKK, encoded by the coding sequence ATGCTTCATCCGCGCGCCCGAACCATGCTGCTGTTAGCGACGCCTGCGCTAATCATCGGTATTGCGTCAAGCCTGGTGTTAATCGTGGTGATGAAAGTCGCCTCGGTGCTGCAAACGTTATTATGGACCTCTCTTCCGGGACAATTCGGTATCGATGCGGCCTCTCCGGTCTGGATTATCCTGATGTTAACGCTAACGGGTATTGCGGTGGGTCTGGTGATTCGCTTTAGTCCAGGTCACGCAGGCCCCGACCCTGCACTTGAGCCACTGATTGGCGCCCCCGTTAACCCGGCGGCCCTTCCGGGGCTGATTCTGGCTCTGGTAATTGGCCTGGCGGGCGGTGTGAGCCTCGGGCCAGAACATCCGATTATGGCGGTGAATATTGCCCTCGCGGTGTATCTCGGGGCGCGAGTTTTACCACGAGTGGGTGCACTCGACTGGACCATTCTGGCGTCGGCAGGCACGATTGGCGCGTTGTTTGGCACGCCCGTCGCCGCCGCGCTGATCTTTTCTCAAACGCTCAGTTCCGATAACGACGTTCCGCTGTGGGATCGGTTGTTCGCCCCGCTGATGGCTGCGGCTGCCGGTGCACTGACCACCAGCCTGTTCTTCCAACCGCATTTTTCGCTGCCCATCCCGCACTATGGACACATGCAGCTGGCGGATATTTTCAGCGGAGCCATTGTCGCCGCTATCGCCATTGCACTCGGTATGGTTGCTGTATGGTGCTTACCGCGCCTGCACCTGTTGATTCACAAGCTAAAACACCCGGTATTGATTCTGGGCGTCGGCGGATTTTTGCTCGGTATTTTGGGCGCCATTGGCGGGCCAATCACCCTCTTCAAAGGCCTGGATGAGATGCAGCAGATGTCGTTTAGTCAGGTCTTTAGCGTGTCGGACTATTTCATGTTCGCGGTAGTGAAACTGGCTGCCGTAGTGGTGGCAGCGGCGTGCGGTTTTCGTGGCGGGCGTATCTTCCCGGCGGTGTTCATTGCCGTGGCGCTGGGCCTGATGTTGCATGAACACGTCGATGCAGTCCCAGCGGCCATTACCGTTTCTTGTTCAATTCTGGGACTGGTACTGGTGGTGACGCGTGATGCTTGGCTGAGCCTGTTTATGGCCGTGGTGGTGGTCCCGGATACTAATCTGCTGCCGTTGCTGTGTATTGTGATGTTGCCCGCCTGGCTCCTGCTGGCGGGCAAACCGATGCTGATGGCCTGGCGACCAAAGAAATAG
- a CDS encoding Manganese transport protein MntH, giving the protein MTNSRVEGSSGRAARKLRFALMGPAFIAAIGYIDPGNFATNIQAGASFGYKLLWVVVWANFMAMLIQVLSAKLGIATGKNLAEQIRDHYPRPVVWFYWVQAEIIAMATDLAEFIGAAIGFKLILGVSLLQGAVLTGIATFLILMLQRRGQKPLELVIGGLLLFVAAAYIVELIFSQPNLVQLSKGMIIPSLPTSEAVFLAAGVLGATIMPHVIYLHSSLTQHAHEGSRQERYSATKWDVGIAMTIAGFVNLAMMATAAAAFHFNGHTGIADLDQAYLTLEPLLSHAAATIFGLSLVAAGLSSTVVGTLAGQVVMQGFVRFHIPLWVRRSVTMLPSFIVILMGLDPTRILVMSQVLLSFGIALALVPLLIFTSNKTLMGDLVNTTLVRRIGWIIVVLVVALNLWLLIGTALGL; this is encoded by the coding sequence ATGACTAACAGTCGCGTAGAGGGTAGCAGTGGCAGAGCAGCGCGCAAGCTGAGGTTTGCATTAATGGGACCTGCGTTCATTGCCGCCATCGGCTATATCGATCCGGGCAATTTTGCGACCAACATTCAGGCCGGGGCCAGCTTTGGCTATAAATTACTGTGGGTCGTGGTGTGGGCCAATTTCATGGCGATGCTCATTCAGGTGCTGTCTGCAAAGCTCGGCATTGCGACAGGGAAAAATCTCGCAGAACAGATTCGCGATCACTATCCGCGTCCGGTGGTTTGGTTTTATTGGGTGCAGGCAGAGATCATTGCGATGGCGACCGACCTGGCGGAGTTTATCGGCGCGGCCATCGGCTTCAAGCTGATCCTGGGCGTGTCGCTCCTGCAAGGCGCCGTGCTGACCGGGATTGCCACTTTCCTGATTTTGATGCTGCAACGGCGCGGGCAAAAGCCTCTTGAGCTGGTGATTGGCGGTCTGCTGCTGTTTGTCGCGGCGGCTTACATTGTCGAGCTGATTTTCTCTCAACCGAATCTGGTGCAGCTCAGTAAAGGAATGATTATCCCAAGCTTGCCGACGTCGGAAGCGGTATTCCTGGCGGCTGGTGTGCTGGGTGCGACCATCATGCCGCACGTCATTTATCTTCACTCTTCCCTGACGCAGCACGCCCATGAAGGTTCGCGCCAGGAGCGTTATTCGGCCACCAAATGGGATGTCGGGATCGCCATGACCATCGCCGGGTTCGTTAATCTGGCGATGATGGCGACGGCGGCGGCTGCGTTCCACTTTAACGGTCACACGGGGATTGCCGATCTCGATCAGGCTTACCTGACGCTGGAACCTCTTCTGAGCCACGCGGCGGCAACCATTTTTGGCCTGAGTCTGGTGGCGGCAGGGTTGTCGTCAACGGTCGTCGGGACGCTGGCAGGGCAGGTGGTCATGCAGGGATTCGTGCGTTTCCACATTCCTCTGTGGGTGCGCCGCTCCGTCACGATGCTGCCTTCGTTTATTGTCATTCTGATGGGGCTGGATCCGACGCGCATTCTGGTGATGAGCCAGGTTTTATTGAGCTTTGGTATCGCGCTGGCGTTGGTTCCACTGCTGATCTTTACCAGCAATAAAACCCTGATGGGCGATTTGGTGAACACTACGCTGGTCAGACGCATCGGGTGGATTATCGTGGTGCTGGTGGTGGCGTTGAACCTATGGCTGTTGATCGGGACGGCGCTGGGTCTTTAA
- a CDS encoding Glucokinase translates to MTKYALVGDVGGTNARLALCDINTGEISQAKAYSGLDYPSLEAVVRVYLDEHKVSVEDGCIAIACPITGDWVAMTNHTWAFSIAEMKKNLGFAHLEIINDFTAVSMAIPMLKPEHLIQFGGDKPVEGKPIAVYGAGTGLGVSHLVHVDKRWVSLPGEGGHVDFAPNSEEEGIILQELRAELGHVSAERVLSGPGLVYLYRAIVKSDGRLPENLQPKDVTERALADSCTDCRRALSLFCVIMGRFGGNLALNLGTFGGVYIAGGIVPRFLEFFKASGFRGGFEDKGRFKSYVQDIPVYLIVHDNPGLLGAGAHLRQTLGQYL, encoded by the coding sequence ATGACAAAGTATGCTTTAGTAGGCGATGTGGGCGGCACCAACGCCCGACTGGCGCTATGTGATATTAATACCGGTGAAATCTCTCAGGCAAAAGCTTACTCAGGGCTGGATTACCCAAGCCTTGAGGCGGTAGTGCGCGTCTATCTGGATGAGCATAAGGTCAGCGTAGAGGATGGTTGTATCGCCATTGCCTGTCCGATAACCGGCGACTGGGTGGCGATGACCAACCACACCTGGGCATTTTCGATTGCCGAAATGAAAAAGAACCTCGGTTTCGCGCATCTGGAAATTATTAACGACTTTACGGCGGTATCGATGGCGATCCCGATGCTCAAACCGGAACATCTGATTCAGTTTGGCGGGGATAAACCGGTCGAGGGCAAACCGATTGCCGTTTACGGTGCAGGCACTGGGCTCGGGGTTTCACATCTGGTTCACGTAGATAAACGTTGGGTCAGTCTGCCGGGCGAAGGCGGTCACGTTGATTTCGCACCGAACAGCGAAGAAGAGGGCATTATTCTGCAGGAGCTTCGCGCCGAACTGGGGCACGTTTCGGCAGAGCGCGTGCTGTCCGGTCCTGGGCTGGTCTATTTGTATCGCGCGATTGTGAAATCAGACGGTCGCCTGCCTGAAAACCTGCAACCGAAAGATGTCACCGAGCGTGCGCTGGCGGATAGCTGCACCGACTGCCGTCGCGCCCTGTCGCTGTTCTGCGTGATCATGGGACGTTTTGGCGGCAACCTGGCGTTGAATTTAGGCACCTTTGGCGGCGTTTATATCGCCGGTGGAATTGTGCCGCGATTCCTTGAATTCTTCAAAGCATCCGGTTTCCGTGGTGGTTTTGAAGACAAAGGGCGCTTCAAATCCTACGTGCAGGATATTCCGGTTTACCTGATCGTGCATGACAATCCTGGCCTGCTCGGGGCTGGCGCACATCTGCGCCAAACCCTGGGACAATATCTCTGA
- a CDS encoding Pyruvate decarboxylase: MRTPYCVADYLLERLKHCGAEHLFGVPGDYNLQFLDHVIDSPDIRWVGCANELNAAYAADGYARCKGFSALLTTFGVGELSAMNGIAGSFAEYVPVLHIVGAPGSAAQQKGELLHHTLGDGEFHHFYRMSEPVTVAQAILTEQNACYEIDRVLSVMLRERRPGYLMLPADVAKKPAIPPVNALTERTSHADSACLKAFRDAAESRLVTSKRTALLADFLVLRYGLKDQLQKWVIDSPMAHATMLMGKGIFDERQPGFYGTYSGAASAEQVREAIEEADTVICVGTRFTDTLTAGFTHKLPPGKTIEVQPHATRVGDRWFTGVPMAKAVDILSSLCQQHLVSQTTPARQAPLTHQHHDETLTQDNFWHTLQPFIRPGDIILADQGTSAFGAAALRLPTDVNFIVQPLWGSIGFTLAAAFGAQTACPERRVIVLTGDGAAQLTIQEMGSMLRDKQHPVILVLNNEGYTVERAIHGPKQRYNDIALWNWTQIPQALSQNNQAQCWRVSETVQLAEVLEKVAHSEKLSLIEVMLPKEDIPPLLSAITQALEARNNA; the protein is encoded by the coding sequence ATGCGAACCCCATACTGCGTCGCTGATTATCTGCTTGAACGACTAAAACACTGTGGCGCTGAACATTTGTTCGGCGTGCCGGGCGACTATAATTTGCAGTTTCTCGACCATGTTATCGACAGTCCCGACATTCGCTGGGTGGGCTGTGCAAACGAACTGAACGCGGCCTATGCTGCTGATGGATATGCCCGCTGCAAGGGCTTTTCCGCGCTGTTGACGACCTTTGGGGTCGGGGAGTTAAGCGCAATGAACGGCATCGCTGGCAGCTTTGCAGAGTACGTTCCAGTGCTGCATATCGTCGGGGCGCCGGGGAGTGCCGCTCAACAGAAAGGCGAGCTTTTGCACCACACGCTGGGAGACGGTGAGTTTCATCATTTTTACCGCATGAGTGAACCCGTAACGGTGGCACAGGCTATTCTCACCGAACAAAATGCCTGCTATGAAATCGATAGGGTGTTGTCGGTCATGCTGCGAGAGCGGCGTCCGGGGTATTTGATGTTACCCGCAGATGTGGCAAAAAAACCGGCGATACCGCCTGTAAACGCTCTCACAGAACGTACATCTCACGCCGACAGCGCTTGCCTGAAAGCGTTTCGCGATGCCGCGGAATCACGCCTCGTTACCAGCAAACGTACCGCGCTTTTGGCTGATTTTTTGGTTCTGCGTTATGGGTTGAAAGATCAATTGCAGAAATGGGTTATTGATTCACCGATGGCTCATGCGACGATGCTGATGGGCAAAGGGATCTTTGATGAGCGCCAGCCCGGTTTTTACGGCACCTACAGCGGCGCGGCCAGCGCAGAGCAAGTCAGAGAAGCCATAGAAGAGGCGGATACTGTCATTTGTGTAGGCACGCGTTTCACCGATACGCTCACCGCCGGTTTTACGCATAAACTCCCTCCTGGAAAAACGATTGAAGTCCAGCCACACGCGACGCGAGTTGGGGACCGCTGGTTCACCGGGGTACCGATGGCTAAAGCCGTCGATATTCTCTCTTCGCTATGTCAGCAGCATCTCGTGAGCCAGACAACTCCGGCCCGGCAGGCACCGCTTACCCACCAGCATCACGATGAAACCCTCACCCAGGATAATTTCTGGCATACCCTGCAACCCTTTATCCGCCCCGGCGATATCATTCTTGCTGATCAGGGAACCTCCGCTTTTGGCGCAGCTGCATTGCGCCTGCCAACCGATGTGAACTTTATCGTTCAGCCGCTGTGGGGTTCAATTGGTTTCACCCTGGCGGCGGCATTTGGTGCGCAAACCGCCTGTCCTGAGCGACGGGTGATTGTCCTGACAGGCGACGGAGCAGCGCAGCTAACGATACAGGAAATGGGGTCGATGCTGCGGGATAAACAGCATCCGGTGATTCTGGTGCTGAATAACGAAGGTTACACGGTTGAGCGGGCGATTCATGGGCCGAAGCAGCGCTACAATGACATCGCCCTGTGGAACTGGACGCAAATCCCGCAGGCGCTGAGCCAGAATAATCAGGCACAGTGCTGGCGGGTGAGCGAAACGGTGCAGCTCGCAGAGGTTCTGGAGAAAGTCGCGCACAGCGAAAAGCTGTCGTTGATTGAGGTTATGCTGCCCAAAGAGGACATCCCTCCGCTGTTGAGCGCCATCACCCAGGCGCTGGAAGCGCGAAATAACGCCTGA
- a CDS encoding FlxA protein, with amino-acid sequence MTTIQASAPSIQTRSSGESSSGGNDIASQISRLTVQITKVTAQLKDVASGSGTAEEKQKQQELLQSQLAMLQAQLAQLQHQQAEEAQEKQENSQGKMEGVNSPSADHQIDIYI; translated from the coding sequence ATGACGACTATTCAGGCATCAGCACCTTCCATTCAAACTCGCAGTAGCGGCGAAAGTAGCTCTGGTGGAAACGACATTGCCTCTCAAATAAGCCGGCTTACTGTGCAAATAACCAAAGTCACAGCGCAGCTTAAAGATGTCGCAAGCGGAAGCGGTACAGCGGAAGAGAAACAAAAACAACAGGAACTTCTTCAGTCCCAGTTGGCCATGCTGCAGGCGCAGCTAGCCCAGTTGCAGCATCAGCAGGCCGAAGAAGCACAAGAAAAGCAGGAAAATAGTCAGGGCAAAATGGAAGGCGTTAACTCACCTTCCGCCGATCACCAGATTGATATCTACATCTAA